The Struthio camelus isolate bStrCam1 chromosome 24, bStrCam1.hap1, whole genome shotgun sequence genome includes a window with the following:
- the BLACAT1 gene encoding bladder cancer associated transcript 1 codes for MEKYLTPRARPSPPAPRCTTISSMRPSGEARRRPGRQRRTARAMPQRLPSRGPSRAEDAAVPQAAEGDKRCPGQGLLGKPCWAGPPGTAPSPRGDAAGLSSWAGARAALRGAVGSAENGPKEGERRRQRPRAAPRGDHRRRFVEISSSVAGWAVGAGGGPGGAARCRAPARPRRMPQFTFACFCGLRGSCETKRKKDEAGAEQETAV; via the exons ATGGAGAAATACCTgaccccccgcgcccgcccctctCCTCCGGCCCCTCGGTGCACAACCATCTCAAGTATGCGGCCGAGCGGCGAGgctcggcggcggcccggccgccagcgGAGGACGGCGCGGGCGATGCCGCAGCGGCTGCCGTCTCGAGGCCCTTCCCGcgcagaggatgctgctgtgccgcAG GCAGCCGAGGGGGACAAGAGATGCCCGGGACAAGGGCTCCTGGGAAAGCCCTGCTGGGCAGGGCCCCCCGGAACAGCTCCGTCGCCCAGAGGGGACGCTGCCGGCCTCAG CTCTTGGGCCGGAGCGCGGGCTGCGCTTCGGGGCGCTGTTGGATCCGCTGAAAACGGACCCAAAGAGGGCGAACGCCGCCGCCAGCGGCCCCGTGCCGCACCGCGCGGGGACCACCGCCGCCGctttgtggaaatctcctcttCCGTCGCCGGCTGGGcagttggggctgggggggggccggggggggcggcccggtgccgcgcgcccgcccggccccggcggatgCCCCAGTTCACCTTCGCCTGCTTCTGCGGCCTGCGCGGCTCCTGCGAGACGAAGAGGAAGAAGGACGAGGCCGGCGCGGAGCAGGAGACGGCGGTGTga